One genomic window of Manihot esculenta cultivar AM560-2 chromosome 16, M.esculenta_v8, whole genome shotgun sequence includes the following:
- the LOC110603727 gene encoding mitogen-activated protein kinase kinase 2 isoform X2 — translation MKKGILKPNINLKLSLPPPDEVSKFLTRSGTFMDGDLLVNRYGVRTVSQSESEAPPPIKPTDNQLNLADIDAIKVIGKGSGGIVQLVQHKWTGQFFALKMNIDANARKAIAQELKINQSSQCPYVVMCYQSFYDNGAISIILEYMDGGSFADLLRKVKTIPEPYLAAICKQVLKGLLYLHHEKHIIHRDLKPSNLLLNHRGEVKITDFGVSAIMASTSGQANTFIGTYNYMSPERIIGGRYGYKSDIWSLGLVLLECATGQFPYSPPQKDEGWVNVYELMEAVVEQPQPCAPSDQFSPEFCSFISSCVQKDPKDRLSANELMTHPFVNMYDDLHIDLSSYFTNSGSPLANLNI, via the exons ATGAAGAAGGGAATCTTAAAGCCTAATATCAATCTCAAGCTCTCTCTCCCTCCTCCTGATGAAGTTTCCAAGTTCCT AACCCGAAGTGGTACCTTTATGGATGGTGATCTGCTAGTCAATCGATATGGAGTTCGAACTGTCTCGCAAAGCGAATCTGAAGCT CCACCCCCTATTAAACCAACGGACAACCAATTGAATTTGGCAGACATAGACGCCATTAAGGTCATTGGGAAGGGAAGTGGTGGAATTGTGCAGCTGGTGCAGCATAAGTGGACAGGGCAGTTTTTTGCATTAAAG ATGAATATTGACGCTAATGCAAGAAAAGCAATTGCCCAGGaactaaaaattaatcaatcatCACAATGTCCATATGTCGTTATGTGTTACCAGTCTTTTTATGACAATGGTGCCATCTCAATTATCTTAGAGTATATGGACGGTGGATCTTTTGCAGATCTTCTCAGAAAAGTTAAAACAATTCCAGAACCATACCTTGCTGCGATCTGTAAACAG GTACTCAAGGGCTTATTGTATCTTCATCATGAAAAACACATTATCCACAGGGACTTAAAACcttctaatttattattaaatcataGAGGAGAAGTCAAAATTACTGACTTTGGCGTGAGTGCAATAATGGCAAGCACCTCTGGACAGGCAAATACTTTTATTGGTACATATAACTATATGTCC CCTGAAAGAATTATTGGAGGAAGATATGGATACAAAAGTGACATTTGGAGCCTGGGTTTAGTATTGCTCGAGTGTGCAACTGGTCAGTTCCCGTATTCCCCTCCACAGAAGGATGAAGGTTGGGTTAATGTTTACGAGCTTATGGAAGCTGTTGTTGAGCAACCACAACCCTGTGCACCTTCTGATCAATTTTCTCCAGAGTTCTGCTCATTTATATCTTCATG TGTGCAGAAAGACCCAAAAGACAGACTGTCAGCAAATGAACTTATG ACTCATCCATTTGTGAACATGTATGATGACCTGCACATAGATCTCTCCTCTTACTTCACAAATTCAGGCTCTCCACTTGCAAACTTAAACATATG A
- the LOC110603727 gene encoding mitogen-activated protein kinase kinase 2 isoform X1, with translation MKKGILKPNINLKLSLPPPDEVSKFLTRSGTFMDGDLLVNRYGVRTVSQSESEAPPPIKPTDNQLNLADIDAIKVIGKGSGGIVQLVQHKWTGQFFALKVVQMNIDANARKAIAQELKINQSSQCPYVVMCYQSFYDNGAISIILEYMDGGSFADLLRKVKTIPEPYLAAICKQVLKGLLYLHHEKHIIHRDLKPSNLLLNHRGEVKITDFGVSAIMASTSGQANTFIGTYNYMSPERIIGGRYGYKSDIWSLGLVLLECATGQFPYSPPQKDEGWVNVYELMEAVVEQPQPCAPSDQFSPEFCSFISSCVQKDPKDRLSANELMTHPFVNMYDDLHIDLSSYFTNSGSPLANLNI, from the exons ATGAAGAAGGGAATCTTAAAGCCTAATATCAATCTCAAGCTCTCTCTCCCTCCTCCTGATGAAGTTTCCAAGTTCCT AACCCGAAGTGGTACCTTTATGGATGGTGATCTGCTAGTCAATCGATATGGAGTTCGAACTGTCTCGCAAAGCGAATCTGAAGCT CCACCCCCTATTAAACCAACGGACAACCAATTGAATTTGGCAGACATAGACGCCATTAAGGTCATTGGGAAGGGAAGTGGTGGAATTGTGCAGCTGGTGCAGCATAAGTGGACAGGGCAGTTTTTTGCATTAAAG GTTGTACAGATGAATATTGACGCTAATGCAAGAAAAGCAATTGCCCAGGaactaaaaattaatcaatcatCACAATGTCCATATGTCGTTATGTGTTACCAGTCTTTTTATGACAATGGTGCCATCTCAATTATCTTAGAGTATATGGACGGTGGATCTTTTGCAGATCTTCTCAGAAAAGTTAAAACAATTCCAGAACCATACCTTGCTGCGATCTGTAAACAG GTACTCAAGGGCTTATTGTATCTTCATCATGAAAAACACATTATCCACAGGGACTTAAAACcttctaatttattattaaatcataGAGGAGAAGTCAAAATTACTGACTTTGGCGTGAGTGCAATAATGGCAAGCACCTCTGGACAGGCAAATACTTTTATTGGTACATATAACTATATGTCC CCTGAAAGAATTATTGGAGGAAGATATGGATACAAAAGTGACATTTGGAGCCTGGGTTTAGTATTGCTCGAGTGTGCAACTGGTCAGTTCCCGTATTCCCCTCCACAGAAGGATGAAGGTTGGGTTAATGTTTACGAGCTTATGGAAGCTGTTGTTGAGCAACCACAACCCTGTGCACCTTCTGATCAATTTTCTCCAGAGTTCTGCTCATTTATATCTTCATG TGTGCAGAAAGACCCAAAAGACAGACTGTCAGCAAATGAACTTATG ACTCATCCATTTGTGAACATGTATGATGACCTGCACATAGATCTCTCCTCTTACTTCACAAATTCAGGCTCTCCACTTGCAAACTTAAACATATG A
- the LOC110603726 gene encoding protein phosphatase 2C 77, translating into MEEISPTVAVPFSIDKMICKKSPVTAHKEISGLKRMADKATLIPNTARKPNTPFESVSYKNDSETSQIEIADDVSSRETINERSKGFDHQVPETLCSQSVDLDADSNRDSMDVDKGIGNFEMIAKSHVREPYVELSEPKLSAVPPMVPKEQKITVTGSLSAFELDRVPLWGFTSICGRRPEMEDAFAAVPRFLHIPIHILTDDIVLNGMNQKLDYCTAHFFGVYDGHGGSQVANYCAKRIHLALAKEIEIAKAGLCNGSTRSNWQEQWKKAFLNCFLKVDAETAGSCKGETGSNSDESEDQSEPIAPETVGSTAVVAIVCPTHIIVANCGDSRAVLCRGKVAMPLSVDHKPDREDEYARIEAAGGKIIQWNGSRVFGVLAMSRSIGDRYLKPWIIPDPEVMFVPRAKEDECLILASDGLWDVMTNQEACDIARRRILLWHKKNGDKNTLSAERGDGADPAAQAAAEYLSKLALQKGSKDNITVIVVDLKAQRKLKKKT; encoded by the exons ATGGAAGAGATATCTCCAACAGTTGCTGTTCCATTTAGCATAGACAAAATGATCTGCAAAAAGTCACCAGTGACAGCCCACAAGGAAATTTCTGGGCTAAAGCGTATGGCAGATAAAGCAACCTTGATACCAAACACTGCAAGGAAGCCAAACACACCTTTTGAGTCTGTTTCTTACAAGAATGATAGTGAAACTTCACAGATAGAAATAGCTGATGATGTGAGTTCTAGGGAAACCATTAATGAGCGAAGCAAGGGCTTTGATCACCAAGTACCAGAAACTTTATGTTCTCAATCTGTGGATTTGGATGCTGATTCCAATAGGGATTCAATGGATGTTGACAAGGGGATTGGTAATTTTGAAATGATAGCAAAGTCCCATGTGAGAGAACCATACGTTGAATTGTCTGAACCAAAATTATCTGCTGTGCCTCCTATGGTGCCGAAAGAACAGAAGATCACTGTAACAGGTAGCCTGAGTGCCTTTGAATTGGATAGAGTACCACTATGGGGATTTACATCTATATGTGGAAGGAGACCAGAGATGGAAGATGCTTTTGCTGCTGTTCCTAGATTTTTGCATATTCCTATTCATATTCTAACAGATGATATTGTTTTGAATGGCATGAACCAGAAACTAGATTACTGCACAGCTCATTTCTTTGGAGTCTATGATGGACATGGGGGCTCTCAG GTTGCTAATTATTGTGCCAAGCGGATTCATTTGGCTCTGGCCAAGGAGATAGAAATTGCAAAAGCAGGCTTGTGTAATGGAAGCACTAGGAGTAATTGGCAGGAGCAGTGGAAGAAGGCCTTCTTAAATTGTTTTCTAAAAGTTGATGCTGAGACGGCAGGATCATGCAAAGGCGAGACAGGAAGTAATAGTGATGAATCTGAGGATCAATCTGAACCCATTGCCCCTGAAACTGTTGGTTCTACTGCAGTAGTTGCCATTGTTTGTCCAACTCACATTATAGTTGCAAACTGTGGCGACTCGAGAGCAGTCCTCTGTCGCGGAAAAGTAGCTATGCCATTATCAGTAGATCACAAA CCAGATAGAGAAGATGAATATGCAAGGATAGAAGCAGCAGGAGGCAAGATCATACAATGGAATGGATCTCGCGTTTTTGGTGTTCTTGCAATGTCAAGATCCATAG GTGATAGATATTTGAAGCCATGGATAATCCCAGATCCTGAAGTGATGTTTGTTCCTCGAGCAAAAGAAGATGAGTGTCTTATCCTTGCAAGTGATGGCTTGTGGGATGTCATGACAAATCAAGAGGCATGTGACATTGCGAGAAGAAGAATTCTTCTTTGGCATAAAAAGAATGGTGATAAAAATACCTTGTCTGCAGAAAGGGGAGATGGAGCCGATCCTGCTGCTCAAGCTGCTGCAGAATACCTCTCCAAGCTCGCACTTCAGAAGGGAAGCAAGGATAATATCACTGTTATTGTGGTGGACTTGAAAGCTCAACGGAAACTAAAGAAGAAAACTTGA